In Halarcobacter mediterraneus, the following proteins share a genomic window:
- the dapA gene encoding 4-hydroxy-tetrahydrodipicolinate synthase, translated as MDIMTGAMTALITPFKNGKVDLEKYEALIKRQIEQGIDVVVPVGTTGESATLSHKEHKDCIEVAVATCKGTNAKVIAGAGSNATHEACDIAKHAQSVGANGILSVTPYYNKPTQEGLYQHYKAIAQSVEIPFMLYNVPGRTAVAIETDTIIRLYDDVANIYAVKEASGSIEKIVELQSKREELVIISGEDAIDFPILASGGKGNISVTANILPNLKSKLVHSCLEGDFANAKKINEELYSLNSVLFCESNPIPIKAVMYIAGLLDTLEYRLPLTAPSAENLKKLEKTLEKYEVIK; from the coding sequence ATGGATATTATGACAGGTGCAATGACAGCATTAATTACACCATTTAAAAATGGAAAAGTTGATTTAGAAAAATATGAAGCACTTATAAAAAGACAAATAGAACAAGGTATAGACGTAGTTGTACCTGTGGGAACAACTGGAGAGAGTGCAACTTTATCTCATAAAGAACACAAAGATTGTATAGAAGTTGCTGTTGCAACATGTAAAGGTACAAATGCAAAAGTAATTGCAGGTGCAGGTTCAAACGCTACACATGAAGCTTGTGATATTGCAAAACATGCTCAGTCAGTAGGAGCTAATGGGATTTTATCAGTAACACCATATTATAATAAACCTACACAAGAAGGTTTATATCAACATTATAAAGCAATTGCTCAATCAGTTGAAATACCTTTTATGCTTTATAATGTTCCAGGAAGAACAGCAGTTGCAATTGAAACAGATACAATTATTAGACTTTATGATGATGTTGCAAATATTTATGCAGTAAAAGAAGCAAGTGGTTCTATTGAAAAAATTGTAGAACTACAATCAAAAAGAGAAGAATTAGTTATTATTTCAGGAGAAGATGCCATTGACTTCCCTATTCTAGCAAGTGGAGGGAAAGGAAATATTTCAGTTACGGCAAATATTTTACCTAATTTAAAATCAAAACTTGTTCATTCTTGTTTAGAAGGTGATTTTGCAAATGCAAAAAAAATAAATGAAGAATTGTACTCTTTAAATTCTGTACTTTTCTGTGAAAGTAATCCTATTCCAATTAAAGCAGTTATGTATATTGCAGGATTATTAGATACATTAGAATATAGACTTCCTTTAACTGCTCCAAGTGCAGAAAACTTGAAAAAATTAGAAAAAACGTTAGAAAAATATGAGGTAATTAAATAA
- a CDS encoding M16 family metallopeptidase — MANSLLKYHTKTLENGLQIVAIPMDNGSNVVSTNIFYNVGSRNEIMGKSGIAHMLEHLNFKSTKSLKAGEFDEIVKGFGGVNNASTSFDYTKYFIKSSSKNMEKSLELFAELMENLTLKDEEFQPERDVVAEERRWRTDNNPMGYLQYRLFNNAYIYHPYHWTPIGFTQDIKNWTIEDIRDFHSTYYQPKNAVIVVAGDISKEEVFKASEKYFAKIANKKEIPQTIHTIEPEQDGEKNITIYKDSEVEMLAVAYHIPNYEHKDQVALSALSELLSSGKSSYLQKILVDEKRMVNSVYAYNLELTDPGLFLFVAVCNEGIKAKDVKSEFDKIIKNIKNGKITKKEVEKIKINTKADFIFSLENSSSVASLYGNYFVRGNIKPLFEYEKNIEKLKKEDIGKVAKKYLNKKNSTTVILKKEKN; from the coding sequence ATGGCTAATAGTTTATTAAAATATCATACAAAAACATTAGAAAATGGTTTACAAATAGTAGCTATTCCTATGGATAATGGTTCTAATGTTGTCTCGACAAATATTTTTTATAATGTAGGAAGTAGAAATGAAATTATGGGTAAAAGTGGTATTGCCCATATGCTAGAACATTTAAACTTTAAATCTACAAAAAGTTTAAAAGCAGGAGAATTTGATGAAATAGTTAAAGGATTTGGAGGAGTTAATAATGCTTCAACATCTTTTGACTACACAAAATATTTTATTAAGTCAAGTTCTAAAAATATGGAAAAGTCTTTAGAACTTTTTGCAGAATTAATGGAAAACTTAACTTTAAAAGATGAAGAATTCCAACCAGAAAGAGATGTAGTTGCAGAAGAAAGAAGATGGAGAACAGATAATAACCCAATGGGATATTTACAATATAGATTATTTAATAATGCTTATATTTATCATCCATACCACTGGACTCCAATTGGATTTACACAAGACATCAAAAACTGGACAATAGAGGATATAAGAGATTTTCACTCTACATATTATCAACCAAAAAATGCAGTTATTGTAGTTGCTGGAGATATATCAAAAGAAGAAGTTTTTAAAGCAAGTGAAAAATATTTTGCAAAAATAGCAAATAAAAAAGAGATACCTCAAACAATACATACAATTGAACCAGAACAAGATGGTGAAAAGAATATTACTATTTATAAAGATAGTGAAGTTGAGATGTTAGCTGTTGCATACCATATTCCAAATTATGAACATAAAGATCAAGTGGCATTAAGTGCATTAAGTGAATTATTAAGCTCAGGAAAAAGTTCATATCTACAAAAAATATTAGTAGATGAAAAAAGAATGGTTAACTCTGTTTATGCATATAATTTAGAACTTACAGATCCAGGGCTTTTCTTATTTGTTGCAGTTTGTAATGAGGGAATTAAAGCAAAAGATGTGAAAAGTGAATTTGATAAAATCATAAAAAATATAAAAAATGGTAAGATTACAAAAAAAGAAGTTGAAAAAATAAAAATCAATACAAAAGCTGATTTTATTTTTTCACTTGAAAATTCAAGTTCTGTAGCATCTTTATATGGAAATTATTTTGTAAGAGGAAATATTAAACCTCTTTTTGAATATGAAAAAAATATCGAAAAACTAAAAAAAGAAGATATTGGAAAAGTTGCAAAGAAATATTTAAATAAAAAAAATTCTACAACAGTAATATTAAAAAAAGAAAAAAATTAA